The following is a genomic window from Hydrogenobaculum sp. Y04AAS1.
AAGCGGCATTTATACGAGCTATCCAAAGCGCTCTAAACTGTCTTTTGCGCTGGCGTCTATCCCTGTATTGATATTTCAGTGCTCTTATAACAGCTTCCTTAGCTTTTCTGTAAACTCTACTCTTTTGGCCTCTATATCCCTTTGCTAATTTTAAAACTTTCTTCCTAAACTTTTTGGAAGAGCGACCTTTTACTCTCATAAAAACCTCCTTAAACTAAATATTATAACAAAAACTTCTTCTATGTATAGAAGAAAGTCCAAAATCCTTTATCTCTTTTATATGCTCTTTTGTGCCGTATCCTTTGTGCTTATCAAAACTAAAAGGTTTAAAAGAAGAAGCGTAATCTATCATCATTTTATCACGGGTGGCCTTGGCCACCAAAGATGCAAGCCTTATAGAAAAGCTCTTCTCATCACCTTTTACTATTGGTATACAATCGTAATCTTCTAAATTTATAAAATCTGACAAAACTATGTCAAAACCCTTCAAAGCCTCAAGTGCTCTTTTCATAGCCATCTTTGTGGCTTTCGTAATACCAAAATCATCTATCTCTTGATGCGTGGCAATACCTACACTATATTTAAAATATTTTTTTATCGTATCAAAAGCCCAAAACCTATCGGCCTCTTTTAGCTTTTTGGAATCTCCTTTTATAAGGGTATATTCTTCTTCAAAGAAGATATCCAGATTATCCACCAAAATAGCACCAACCACTAAAGGACCGGCCAAAGCACCTCTACCGGCCTCATCCACACAAGCCAACGTTAAGCCTCTTTTCAAAAATTGATGTTCGTATATTAGGATTTCTTGGATTTGGCTTCTTGTTTGAGCTTGTCGTGAGCCTCTTTTTCCCATGGTTTAATCTCTTTTATCTTACGCGCTGCAGTTTTACCCTTTAGCTGTCTTAAGAAGTAAAGTTTGGCTCTTCTTACCTTACCGTATTTTACTAGCTGTATGCTGTCTATGTTAGGGCTATAGTATGGGAATGTTCTTTCTATGCCCACTCCGTAAGATTCTTTTCTTACTGTAAACATCTTATTTAGGCCTTTATTTTTTATCCTTATGACTATACCTTCAAAACCCTGTATCCTTTCTTTATCACCTTCTTTTATTTTGTAATTTACCCTTATGGTATCACCTACTTTAAACTTTGGATACTCTTTCTTAGGGGTATATAACTTTTCTAACTCTTGAATATTCATGGCTTTTGACCTCCAAAAATCGTTTTAAACAAGTATTATACCATAAATTAGATCTTTGGATTTAACATTTTATCTTTATCTATAGGTAAGCCCGTTTCAGTGGAAAGACAAGGGGCTCTAAAGAGTGAACCATGCCATACGCCCTGAAGAGTCCTTACCATAACTATTGCATAGAAAACGGTGAGCATAAGTATCTCTATACCAGATAGTATTTTAACAAATATATAACCTGTGAAAATCCATATTTGAATAGTAGCTGCTGTAAAAACACCCAATGGGAACGTAAATCCCCACCATCCCATGTTGAAGGGCAATCCTTCTCTTAGATACTTTAAGGTAGTCATTATAGCCATCACAAACCACCATAGCCCGTACGCCCACAAAAGCATACCTATCATAAAACCTACTCTGAAGAAAAGCCTTGAAAAAAGCTCAAACTCAGTACCGTAAAAAATTCCAGAAGATGCCTGACCTAGCAAAAACATTGCCAAAGCTCCTGTCCCTATAGGACCAAGAGTAAGCCATATGGAAACTGCCATATCTTTTGGTGGCAAACCGTGTACTGCCAATCTAAAAAATAGTATAACCAGTATACTCATAGCAAGAGGGACAGACAAAGACCATAGTATGTAGCTTGTATAAACAATATATTGACCGTACATTTGGGGAACATGAGGTGCCACAATACCACCAGAAGCAGCTGTAACCTCTGATGGAACAATTGGTAAAAGCCATACGCCTGTCATCTTGTCCAAGCTGTGATCATGTGATATAAACATATAAAATGGCACTAAAAATCCACTTATTATAGCTAGTAACGCATCTATCCACCAAAGATAGTAGTCTAAATGGGCATAAAGATTGCCATCAAATAGTATAAAACCGTTTACTATGGTGGCAAAGCCCATAGGTATAGCGCCTATAAACATAGACTGGACTGGATGATGAAGCATTTTTTTAGCACCTTCAAAAAAGAATATCCATCTTGCTATAAAAAGAAGCGAAATTACAGCAAAAAATACTATATTTAGCTCCCATAAAAACTTTGTTATAGGTATCATAAAAGGAAAGTGATAGGGGGAGTTGTGAAGGTCTATGGCCACTATACCTGTACCCATCGTAAGGGTGAACCAGTTAGGTGTGAAATTTTTCACTATGTCCAAAGGATGGCTTAAAGCTTGTAGAGGTTTATAAAATTTCTTAGTTTCCATGCAAATATTTTAATGTTTTTTATGTTTCCAAGCAACACAAACACACTTATAAGCAATAAGTAAACGCTACATTTACAAGATTATATTTTAGATATGATATAATTTATAATGAGTAATTTCATTGTAATAGTATCATTTTTGAAATACCATTATACTATGCCAAAAGTTTTAATTGCTAAAAATGCAGGATTTTGTTATGGGGTTAAAAGAGCTATTACACTTGCCGAAAGAGCAGCCAAAGAGCAAGAAAAAATATATACGTTGGGCCCTCTTATCCATAACCCCCAAGAAGTAAACAGGCTTTCCAACATGGGTATAAAAACCGCCACCGATACAAACATAGATAAAGATGCCACGGTGATAGTACGCTCTCACGGTATATCTCCAGAAAAAGAAAGGCTTTTAAGAAATACGTTTGTTAAGGTTGTAGACGCCACTTGCCCTTACGTTAAGGCTGTTCATGAGGCTGTTGTATCGCTTGCAAAAGAAGGTTACTTCGTAGTAATAGTAGGGGAAAAAGATCATCCAGAAGTTCAAGGAACAGTAGGATATTTAGAAGAAGCAAAAGGACGATACAAGGTTATAGATTCTCTTGAAGATTTGGAAGATATAAAAGAAGATAAAGTTGGAATAGTAGCTCAAACCACTCAAAATGAAATATTTTTTGAAAATGTAGTTTTAAAGCTTTTAAAAAAGGTAAAAGAAATAAAGGTAATAAACACCATTTGCAACGCCACAGAAGAGAGACAATCAGATATATACGAGCTCGCCCCCATAGTGGATGTGATGATAATAATAGGTGGTAAAAATAGCGGTAATACCAAAAGGCTTTTTGAGATAAGTAAATCTTTGAACCCACGGTCTTATCACATAGAGACAAAAGACGAGATTGACCCAAGCTGGTTAGAAGGTGCAAAAACCATAGGTATAAGCGCAGGTGCATCAACTCCAGATTGGATTATAGAAGATGTAAGATACTTTTTAGAAAATCATGAAAACTTCACAGAAAAGCTTTAAAATAAGCTTATCCTACATTTAAGGAGCTTTTATGAGAGAACTTAAACTTGAATCTTCAAAGAGTTTTCATATACCGTCCTATGTATGGTATGCTTTGGCAGGCATTGGCATATCTTTGATGTTGGGCTTATCTGGGCTTAACAATCTATTTCTTTACAAGATTGCTTTTTTTGGATACGCCATATCGTTTTTTGTTTATTTTGCTTTTGTTATTTTAAGAAACAATTTATTTTCTAAGCTATCTACTGGAAGTTTGAGCTTAGCGGTGATGCTTAATTTATCCGCCATGATAGCAAGGATGCTTGATAGCTACAAGATTGGGCTTTTTCATCCTCCTTGGACAGACCTTTTTGAAGCTCTCACCTTTTGGTCTTTTATAGTGGGCGTTGTTTATCTTTACATAGAGCAAAAGTATGGCTACAAGTTAATGGGTAGCGTAGTTGCCTTTTTCATAAGCGGTATATACCTTTTTGCCATGCTAAAAGCCGATCCCAACATAGAACCTCTTATGCCGTCTTTAAGAAGCTATTGGCTTTATATACACGTTTTAACGGCATTTTTAGGTTATGCAGGTTTTACAGTGGCTTTTGCAGCAGCCGTGTTTTATCTTATAAAATATTATGCCCCTAACCATGTAAAAGCTAAGCTACCGCCAGAAGATGTTTTAGATGAAATAGCTTATAAATCTGTGGCTATTGTATTTCCAATATGGACTGCATCTATCATACTTGGCGCCGCTTGGGCTGATGAAGCTTGGGGTGGTTATTGGTCTTGGGATCCAAAAGAAGTTTGGGCTTTGATAGTGCTTCTTTTCTTCGGGGCTTACTTACACGCTCGTTATATGATGGGTTGGAAAGGTCCTAAAGTAGCTTGGATGGTAGTTATAGGTTTTATAGCGATATTGATATGCTTTTTTGCAATAAACTTATACTTCCCAGGTTTACACAGCTACGCAAAATCTTAAAACCTTTTGATGAATTGGCTTAAAATAGATGAGGCTATAAAAAGCTTTTTAGAAGAAGATATAGGCTGGGGGGATATAACCTCCTCAGGCCTACCTGATGATTTAAATGCCAAAGGTTTTATAAAGATAAAAGAATCTGGCGTTGTAAGTGGTTTATTTTTTGCAAAAAGGGTTTTTGAGCTTTTAGGCATAAAAGAGATCATA
Proteins encoded in this region:
- the rplT gene encoding 50S ribosomal protein L20 encodes the protein MRVKGRSSKKFRKKVLKLAKGYRGQKSRVYRKAKEAVIRALKYQYRDRRQRKRQFRALWIARINAACRANGMTYSKFINGLKKAGINLNRKSLSQIAILDPQAFKELIEKARQHVA
- a CDS encoding ribonuclease HII → MGKRGSRQAQTRSQIQEILIYEHQFLKRGLTLACVDEAGRGALAGPLVVGAILVDNLDIFFEEEYTLIKGDSKKLKEADRFWAFDTIKKYFKYSVGIATHQEIDDFGITKATKMAMKRALEALKGFDIVLSDFINLEDYDCIPIVKGDEKSFSIRLASLVAKATRDKMMIDYASSFKPFSFDKHKGYGTKEHIKEIKDFGLSSIHRRSFCYNI
- the rplS gene encoding 50S ribosomal protein L19, with product MNIQELEKLYTPKKEYPKFKVGDTIRVNYKIKEGDKERIQGFEGIVIRIKNKGLNKMFTVRKESYGVGIERTFPYYSPNIDSIQLVKYGKVRRAKLYFLRQLKGKTAARKIKEIKPWEKEAHDKLKQEAKSKKS
- a CDS encoding TDT family transporter, whose translation is METKKFYKPLQALSHPLDIVKNFTPNWFTLTMGTGIVAIDLHNSPYHFPFMIPITKFLWELNIVFFAVISLLFIARWIFFFEGAKKMLHHPVQSMFIGAIPMGFATIVNGFILFDGNLYAHLDYYLWWIDALLAIISGFLVPFYMFISHDHSLDKMTGVWLLPIVPSEVTAASGGIVAPHVPQMYGQYIVYTSYILWSLSVPLAMSILVILFFRLAVHGLPPKDMAVSIWLTLGPIGTGALAMFLLGQASSGIFYGTEFELFSRLFFRVGFMIGMLLWAYGLWWFVMAIMTTLKYLREGLPFNMGWWGFTFPLGVFTAATIQIWIFTGYIFVKILSGIEILMLTVFYAIVMVRTLQGVWHGSLFRAPCLSTETGLPIDKDKMLNPKI
- the ispH gene encoding 4-hydroxy-3-methylbut-2-enyl diphosphate reductase; translation: MPKVLIAKNAGFCYGVKRAITLAERAAKEQEKIYTLGPLIHNPQEVNRLSNMGIKTATDTNIDKDATVIVRSHGISPEKERLLRNTFVKVVDATCPYVKAVHEAVVSLAKEGYFVVIVGEKDHPEVQGTVGYLEEAKGRYKVIDSLEDLEDIKEDKVGIVAQTTQNEIFFENVVLKLLKKVKEIKVINTICNATEERQSDIYELAPIVDVMIIIGGKNSGNTKRLFEISKSLNPRSYHIETKDEIDPSWLEGAKTIGISAGASTPDWIIEDVRYFLENHENFTEKL
- the ccsB gene encoding c-type cytochrome biogenesis protein CcsB; this translates as MRELKLESSKSFHIPSYVWYALAGIGISLMLGLSGLNNLFLYKIAFFGYAISFFVYFAFVILRNNLFSKLSTGSLSLAVMLNLSAMIARMLDSYKIGLFHPPWTDLFEALTFWSFIVGVVYLYIEQKYGYKLMGSVVAFFISGIYLFAMLKADPNIEPLMPSLRSYWLYIHVLTAFLGYAGFTVAFAAAVFYLIKYYAPNHVKAKLPPEDVLDEIAYKSVAIVFPIWTASIILGAAWADEAWGGYWSWDPKEVWALIVLLFFGAYLHARYMMGWKGPKVAWMVVIGFIAILICFFAINLYFPGLHSYAKS